Sequence from the Lepisosteus oculatus isolate fLepOcu1 chromosome 13, fLepOcu1.hap2, whole genome shotgun sequence genome:
AGGCGATCTGAATAGTTATCAGTTAAATGCACACTCGCATCTATCCGTCAATAGTATCTTAATGCATTCCAAAACTTGTAATTTGGTTACAGGAGAAATTTTTAAAACCTCTTCCTGCTTAACTCCTACATGTCGAGCATGAATCGAGCTGCTACAAGCAAACGCGTGCACCTGTGTTCGGGAAGCCAGGCTGCAAATCTTAAAATCCAAGATGCCTGTATCATCTCATGTGTCTTATTTGTTTCGGGACTGGTCTGGTCAGCTACAAGCTGCTTTTTGAAAAACGTAGAtatatgtatttgttttgccATATTGGTTAATAAACCCAAAACCTAGCGCTAGATAGCTCTAAGAGTCTCTGATGACAACGATAGCCAATTAGGCTACTGCTACGCATGCACCGCCCCACTATATTTACATAATTGTCTTATTGGCCACAAAAGATACCGCGAGCCAATAGAAAATcacataagaagaaaaaaataaaacacgtaacattaaaaagcaaatcatataacgcaaacaaaaaaaaaccatatttaaattactttacaCTGATTGGGTAGAACTAGGATCAATCAGGGTGGCCCACCCGTGGCTACGCCCCTGCTGTGTACACCGGTTCCGCCATTGGTAAGCTGCACTGGGCAGCACCGCACTCTCATAGTCCCCGCCCTGGCCACCACTGCTCCCGTCCTGTCCCTCGCCgggcaccccagccgggcgctcttcggccgcaAAGCCAAGCGAGGGCGTTACAGTATAAAGCGGTTCGGTAAATGAAATGACATGACACGACATGATAAATTAATCGTTTGAAAAACATGCATATGATGTGTAACTTAAAAAACAAGGAGCTCACCAGCGAGCCAGTTTGTCGCatggccggttagctcagttggttagagcgtggtgctaataacgccaaggtcgcgggttcgatccccgtacgggccagttCTTTTATCTTGTATTTTAATGTTACATTTGTGATTTGTTGTTGTATTTCGTAAATAATTTAACCTGATGTTTAATCTAACCTGCTGACTGCTACCAACGCATTAAATTCCTTCATGCCATTACGACGTTCAACAAAGTACCACCTTGGCACCATTTTTAAAACGCGTTTTGCGtttgtctatacagtgtgtccttATTTGCTTACCATCCACTACAAAACTTTATTTATAACAGAAAACAGTATCTTAGGAACATCTTCAATTGTTGTTCATTGATTTTCATGTGGTTTTCTGtaaattagaaattgtgcatgaTTGGATTGTTAAACAGATGTAAACTTACTTTTATCAACTTCTGCGATATATGATCGACCTCCGGTTGTACACGTGAGTTATACTGTCGCAAGTTTACCTCGGAGAATTCAAAGTTAacgattttgtctttaaaaacgATTTACGGAAACACCGCTGAAAATGTATTATCCAATAGATTTGCTGAGGAAGAAAAATTGTTATTTCGATGGCTTATACTGTATCCAGTTATGCTGAATGCAAAGtaatcaaaacaataaaatacacacTGTTTTCAGAATCAAATGACAGTAACAAAACATCACATATAACAAATACGCTTAACACAATGAAAGATTAAGTTTGGGAATTTACGTTCTGCTTATACGAGAATATGACTAAAGATCGCTTTATATCCACTCCTAGATTGTCCTGGATCGTCATTGGTGCGTCACAGACAGAACTACAGAATGACTGGCAACATCAAGGATAAAGAAGCCTTTCAGAGACTCAACTTTCTTTACCAGGTATTATGGTTTTGCCCTGGAATGGCAGTGGAACTGCAGTTTCTATATTACAATGCAGTTTTGTATAATTTGCAGACCAAACTGTGCTCAGTCGTAGCTGACTACTCCAAATATCTCGAAACTCATGCGCATgctaaatataaatatgaatacTATGCTTCACTGCTCTTGATTATATATCTTCTAATCACTTTTTTGATAATTAGCCACAGTGTGATTGGATATGCTTAGTTTAGGTTAAAACTATAGAAAATATACCATACATGAGACGCATAAAGAGAGCCTTTCTTTGGCAAGCACTATTTTCCACAAGAAAGCATTCAGATGGAACCTTATACTGTAGAATAAACTCATAATTAAGAAGTACTGTTGTCCTCGAACCAGCTACAATGTTGATTTCATGTAATCTCATTGCCCCTTTGAATAGCAAAAGGATAGTTCTGGTCTAAAATTATAGATGTTTATCAACACCTGTATCTGGTCTTTCCAACATAGCCTGTTGCAGTGAAGGAACATTTTTGTGCAAAATAGGTCGGGCTTAAGTTTTATTCACTTTTGTCTCTGATGCATTAAATACATTCAGTGAGGGACTGGGTATGTTTTTGGTTGGAGTTTCTGGAAGGAATATATTTTATTCCATTATATCAGGGCGGTGTACTGATAATGGCAAATAATTTTGATTTGTTTGTGTTTGAGAAGTATACTGAACATCAAATAAACTTCTTACATTATAACTGCAACAAATTCAGAAAGTATTATCAGGAAATACACCTTTTTGTAGGAGGTGCACTAATGTTTTAGAGAACAGATGCAACAAAGGGGTTCTTCTGTAAAATTGCAGCCTTGTGTCACCACCTTTGAAAACCGTAGATTTCCGATACATGTTTTGCAGCAGGTTGCAGATACTGTCTTGTGAGATTCTGTCCTGTTCTTCTCATAGAATGTGGACAAACCTGTGTCTGCTTATCTCACAAATTTTCAGTGTTGCTCATACCTGCTGAGCAGGGCATCCACAACATAACTCGAATTTTCTCGTCTCACGTGAGAAAGTTGTTCTTACCTGATCCGCAAGAGGACACGTTGTTCTGCAGGAATGTCCTGACAATAGGATTAGTAGTGAGTGAAGCCCCAGGAGTCATGTTGTCAGATTACCATCAGTCATTGCACGAGGAGTTTTGTAGCAACTACACACACTGGTCCAGACTGTCACTCTTGGAATTGTTCATCGAGATTGGGGAGGTGTCATGACCTCTGGTTTCACACATCGTGGCTGTCGTCGACGAGCTGTTTTCAGTTGTAACATCTGGCCAGATTACAATCACCAGGCTGTGAGGtttgttttggttttcatttttgattctcGATAGGCTTAACATTCAACAGGTTGAATCACTTTTCCAGTGACCTGTGCCCAATCAGCTTTCACTAATGAGTCGAATTAGTATTTAAACAACAGTCACCAGAATCATTAGAGGTCAGTGATCAAAATGAtaccaaaacatttaatcagttttccaaaatccttttttatttttctaggaACATGTATGCATATAGAGAATAGGTTCCTTTTAACATTTGGTGTATCACTGTTTCCTTTCCTCTGTGCACAGGCTGCACACTGTGTCCTGGCACAGAACCCTGAGAATGTGGAACTGGCCCGATTCTACTGCTTCACTCAGAAGACCATTTCCAAACGCCTCGTTCTGAGACAGTAGGTTCATCCACCTGACTCAGGGCCTGATGCGTCCTTTCAATACCTGATAAAGAGCTGTCCAGAGTACCACATACAGACATGGTTCTGTCATTTTATCTGAATGGAACAGAAATCAGTTTTGTACCGGTGACTAGTGTATTGCTAGGAGTTTCTTTTTATGTCCTTATTTTACACACCTCCTGGCAAATACTCTCTGAAGTATATTACGTAGATTAAGTATGCTAATCAAATTTAGTTATGAAATTAGCCATTACCTTTCCCATCTTTGCTTTGGATGCTAGACATAAATAGGCTGACTAATGTTTATGCACAAGCCTGTTCTGAATCTGTTTTGGTAACCTGATGGTTCACATTTCTTGCAGGGATCCCTCTGTGAAAAGGACACTGTGCAAGAAATGCTGCTCTCTCCTGGTTCCTGGAGTAACTGCAACAGTGAGACAGAGAAGTAAGTTTGGCAAAGTGCATTAACAGTACCCTCCAGATGTATTCACACCCCTGAAgaaataggaacaaaaaaacCAGCATAAAACAGTCAGATCTACAGACTAGATAATGAGCCCTGCTAATTGCTTTAAACACTACTGAAACCTTAATTGTATTGCAGAGAACAGAGTCATAATTCTAAGAAATAACCAAATGAAGAAAACGCAAGGGTCTGAATCCTATTTGAAGTATTGGGCTGGCTGTATTACAATGCTCTCCCTATGTAGTCGAGTTGCTCAACATTTTTTCTGCTGTCGGTAATATCATGATATCTAAATGGTTCAGACGTAACATGGGAAATTCTGATAATGTGATATTTTTTAACACCACTTAACTTTTTACTGCCAGGAATCCATTGTTTAAATCCAATTCTACAGTAAGAGCTCATCTTGGAAATGTACCTTTCATggattaattttatttcaaaattaatcTATGGGTGAGAGTCAGAGTTAAAGGGACGTGGTTTATACAGCTGACTATTCCATCTTTTTCCTTATGGGGGCAGTGTGCCATC
This genomic interval carries:
- the rpp21 gene encoding ribonuclease P protein subunit p21 isoform X2; its protein translation is MTGNIKDKEAFQRLNFLYQAAHCVLAQNPENVELARFYCFTQKTISKRLVLRQDPSVKRTLCKKCCSLLVPGVTATVRQRRCSRRQRMTMVRCLSCGQTKRFPNNPGYQLWVDRPEAQLENQPQLDNTEHNPGTKSQQKGKPTSGKAGQDPGPAAGPTA